Genomic DNA from Jejubacter calystegiae:
TCCAGATAAAAGCCCCCTTCCAGCGCTCCGGTCTGACGGCGCACTTTACCGCCCAGTAGCAAATTAGCGCCTTCACGTTTGCCGATATCAATATAATTCAGAATGGCTTCCAATTGTCCCTTTGATACCTGGGCGCCTATTTGCGTCTTTTCATCCAGAGGATTGCCTCCCCGAATCGCCGCTACTCGCTTCAGAGCACGCTCCATGAAACGCTCATAAATCGATTCCTGAACCAGCGCCCGACTTGGGCAGGTACATACCTCTCCCTGATTGAAGGCGAACATAGCGAATCCTTCGATGGCCTTCTCCAGATATGCATCGTCACTCGCCATCACATCCTCGAAGAAGATATTGGGAGACTTACCTCCCAGTTCCAGCGTCACTGGAATGATATTGCGGGTAGCGTATTGCATAATCTGCCGCCCCACTTCCGTTGATCCGGTGAAAGCGACTTTCGCGATACGCGGCGAAGTTGCCAGATATTCGCCAATTTCTCCACCCGCCCCATTCACGACATTAATCACCCCCGGAGGCAGCAAATCGCCAATAAGCTCCATCAGGACAAGAACAGACAGCGGCGTAAGACGGGCGGGTTTAAGAACAATAGCGTTCCCGGCCGCCAGCGCAGGCGCCATTTTCCAGCAGGCCATCAGTAGCGGAAAATTCCATGGAATTATCTGCCCCACGACGCCCAAAGGTTCATGAAAGTGATAAGCGACAGTATCAGCATCCAGTTCGCTGATTCCCCCTTCCTGAGCGCGAATACAGGCGGCGAAGTAACGGAAATGATCAATGGATAACGGAACATCGGCGCCCCGGGTTTCACGAACAGGCTTACCGTTATCCCAGGTTTCAGCGGCCGCCAACAGATCAATATTCTGCTCCATGCGATCGGCAATCGCTAACAGCAGCGATGCCCGTTCCTGTACCGATGTGCTTCCCCACTGCGCCTTAACCGCATGAGCGGCATCCAGAGCCAGTTCAATATCCTGCCCCGTAGAATTAGCCACCTCGCATAGCGGCTGTCCAGTAATAGGCGTCAGATTCTGATACCACTCCCCCGCCTGTGGAGGCGTCCATTCTCCGCCAATATAGTTGTTATAACGGGCTTTCAGACGCAGTGGATAACCATATTCACCGGGCGTTAATGTATTCTCACTCATCGTTCGACTCCTTGCTGATTGTCACGGTTCATCGCGAAGCGCTGGGTGCTTCGCGCTGATACTGCGCTTTACAACGCCGCACGGTAGATAGCGACGATCTCCTCGTGTGTCGCCTGAATCGGATTGGTGAATCCACAGGCGTCCTTCAGGGCGTTATCAGCAAGCACGGAAAAATCCTGCTCTTTCACGCCTAATTCGCGCAGACCACGCGGAATACCAACGCGTTGGGCCAACTGCCTGATAGCCGTAATACAGGCATCGGCCCCCTCTGCGGCGTTCAACGCTTCAACCGCCACGCCAAGCGCGCTGGCGCAATCACGCAGCCTGTCCGCTGAAACCTGCCGGTTAAACATCTGTACGTGAGGCAGCAGCACTGCATTACAGACGCCGTGCGGCAGGTCGTAAAATCCGCCGAGTTGGTGAGCCATCGCATGAACATAACCCAACGAAGCGTTATTAAACGCCATACCCGCCAGGAATTGCGCCCAGGCCATCTCCTCCCGAGCCTGGCAGTCATTGCCGCTGGCAACGGCGGTCGGCAGCGCGTGCGCGATCATCGCCATCGCCTTCAGGGCGCAGGCGTCAGTAATCGGAGTCGCCGCAGTAGAAACGTAGGCTTCAATCGCATGCGTCAGGGCATCCATACCGGTTGCGGCGGTCAACATCGCAGGCATGCCCAGCATGATCTGCGGATCGTTAACGGAAAGCCTGGGCGTGACATGCTTATCCACAATCGCCATTTTGATATGCCGCTCTTCATCGGTAATGATGCAAAAACGGGTCATCTCCGATGCCGTGCCAGCCGTGGTATTAATCGCCACCATAGGAAGTTGCGGCTGACGAGAGCGATCGACGCCTTCATAATCACGAATCGTACCGCCGTTAGTCGCCACTAAAGCAATCGCCTTCGCACAATCATGCGGACTACCGCCGCCTAAAGAAATAACGCACTGGCAATCAGATTCCCGCAATAATGCGAGTCCCGCCTCTACATTCGCGGTGGTTGGATTGGGATGGGTGCCGTCATAAACGGCGGTCGCGATATTTTCCTGAGCTAAGATCTTAACCAGCATATCTGTCATACCCAGCCCGGATACCCCCTTATCCGTCACTATCAATGCGCGTTGAAATCCCCACGCCTTCAGGTAGCCAGGCACATCATTAACGCTATGCTGACCGATAACGTTAACGGAAGGCATATAAAAACAGCTTGTCGTCATTATTCATCCTCCAGATTTCCATATGGCTTGATGAAAATAACAACCGCTGCGACGAATACTGTGACCGAATTACCGACGCCAAAAACCATTTAATTTGAATGGTTTTATTTTTTTTACTTAATCGAATCACTTCTAAAGAATGGATGAATTACTGCAAGTTCAGTCAATGAATGCGAGGTCTCCATCACGCAACGGGAAAAACCGGTTTTACAGGTGGCAGGCTGCGACGTCCAGACTGATCCCTTAACGCTGCTGTCATCTATGCAGCGTTAAGGGACACGACCTGACAGCAGATTCAGCAATCAGGTATCGAACAACCCGTTATCGCGCAGCAAATGGTCGTTGCCACGCCGCCGGGTAAAGCCGATGCGATCGAAGTATTCCAGAATCTGAATCGCCAGCTTACGGCCAACGCCCAGCCGATCGCGGAAGTCAGCGGCGCAGGTCGTGCCCCGCTCCAGGTCCAGATCCCGCACCAGGTTCGCGAAAGCGCGGATCCGTTCATGGCGGTAGTAGCGATCTTTAACGATCGCCGTGATCAGTCCCTGCTGGGCGGCCATACGCAGCAGTTGGCGCATGGCCTGCTCCTCCTGGCCGGTTTCCCGGGCCAGATCGCGCACCCACCAGGGTTCATCCCCAAATAACGCCTCAACCCGCTGCCACAGCGCCAGCTGTTCGCCGGAAAAGCCCGGCTTATGGTCCGGCAGATGGAGCCAGCCGCGACGGCTTTCCACCAGCCCTTCCTGACGCAGACGTTCAATGAGCCCCAGCACCAGCGCCTCATTTTCCATCGGTAACGCCATGCGTCGCAGACGTTCGCGCCCGGGGCCCGGCTGGTCGTCATGCTGTTCGTGATAGCGCGCCAGGGTTTTCAGCAATGTCTGCTGCCAGGCGGCGGCCACCTCCGGGCTCAGGGCGTGATCCCCGGCCAGTAACAGTCCGGGACGTTGCGTGAGCTGCGCCATGCCCGCGGGTGAAAGCTGGCGCGCCCAGGCGAAGGTCGCCAGCGGCACGGCGCCACGTTCGAGCCAGGCCGTGAAGGAGGCGTCGTCGTCCCGGGCGTTCGCCAGTTGCGCCAGCCAGTCGAGGAATGGACGCTGGCGTTTGCCGCGCCGTGGCGGATTCAGAAGCACCACCCGCGCTCCCGCCAGGGTGGTTCGGGCGCTGATATCCCGCAACACCAGACGATCGTTATCCGCCAGCCAGAGCGGCGTATCCAGCACCAGTTCCGCCAGCTCCCCTTCCAGCAGCGATACCCGCCCGGTTATGTGGCGAGCTGCATGGTACAGGTGCAGCGACTGCCACTGCTGAAGCGCCGTGTTGCCACTCAGTTGCACGATAATCCGTTCGGAAGGTTCGCCAGGGCGCGCCGCCAGCAGCCAGTCACCGCGCTGGATATCCGCTTTTTCCGCATCGCCGCTAATGTTCAGTGCGATACGCTGCCCGGCACGGGCTTTTTCCACCGGCTGGTTCTGGGCATGCAGACCACGCACGCGCATCGGTTTATCCGCCCCGGTCAGCCACAGGGTGTCGCCCTCGCTCACCTCACCGGAAAGCGCAGTACCGGTCACTACCAGCCCGGCGCCCTTAACGGTGAAAGCACGGTCGATAGCCAGACGAAAACGTCGATTAGCGGGATGCTCACGACCGCTTAGCTGTCGAAGATGCTCGCGCAGCGCCTCAATACCCGTGCCCTGGGGGGCCGCAGTGACAAACAGCGACGCCGTCGGCCAGCCCAGCGAAGTCACCCGTTCACGCACCTGCTGCTCCACTTCACGGATGCGCTCTTCGCTAACCCGGTCTGCCCGGGTCAGGGCCACCGTCAGCGATGGCAGGCCGGTCAGTTGCAAAATCGCCAGATGCTCCCGGGTCTGAGCCATGACGCCGTCGTCGCAGGCCACCACCAGCAGCGCGTGGTCGATTCCCCCCACTCCCGCCAGCATATTGGCCAGGAATTTTTCGTGCCCGGGCACATCGATAAAACCGATTACCTCACCGTCGGGCTGCGGCAACCAGGCGTAACCCAGATCGATGGTCATTCCGCGCTTCTTTTCTTCCGGCAGCCGGTCGGCATTGACGCCGGTTAACGCCTGTAACAGCGTGGTTTTGCCGTGGTCCACATGCCCGGCAGTGGCAATAATCATGACTGCAACATCTCCATCAGGCCTGCCTCATCCTCCAGACAGCGCAAATCCAGCCACATCCGTCCATCATTGATGCGGCCAATGACCGGGCGCGCCGCACCGCGCCAGCGTTCCGCCAGCCTGGCCA
This window encodes:
- a CDS encoding aldehyde dehydrogenase family protein; the protein is MSENTLTPGEYGYPLRLKARYNNYIGGEWTPPQAGEWYQNLTPITGQPLCEVANSTGQDIELALDAAHAVKAQWGSTSVQERASLLLAIADRMEQNIDLLAAAETWDNGKPVRETRGADVPLSIDHFRYFAACIRAQEGGISELDADTVAYHFHEPLGVVGQIIPWNFPLLMACWKMAPALAAGNAIVLKPARLTPLSVLVLMELIGDLLPPGVINVVNGAGGEIGEYLATSPRIAKVAFTGSTEVGRQIMQYATRNIIPVTLELGGKSPNIFFEDVMASDDAYLEKAIEGFAMFAFNQGEVCTCPSRALVQESIYERFMERALKRVAAIRGGNPLDEKTQIGAQVSKGQLEAILNYIDIGKREGANLLLGGKVRRQTGALEGGFYLEPTVMSGHNKMRIFQEEIFGPVLAVTTFKTPEEALAIANDTQYGLGAGVWSRNGALAYRMGRGIQAGRVWTNCYHAYPAHAAFGGYKQSGIGRETHKMMLEHYQQTKCLLVSYSEKPQGLF
- the yiaY gene encoding L-threonine dehydrogenase; amino-acid sequence: MTTSCFYMPSVNVIGQHSVNDVPGYLKAWGFQRALIVTDKGVSGLGMTDMLVKILAQENIATAVYDGTHPNPTTANVEAGLALLRESDCQCVISLGGGSPHDCAKAIALVATNGGTIRDYEGVDRSRQPQLPMVAINTTAGTASEMTRFCIITDEERHIKMAIVDKHVTPRLSVNDPQIMLGMPAMLTAATGMDALTHAIEAYVSTAATPITDACALKAMAMIAHALPTAVASGNDCQAREEMAWAQFLAGMAFNNASLGYVHAMAHQLGGFYDLPHGVCNAVLLPHVQMFNRQVSADRLRDCASALGVAVEALNAAEGADACITAIRQLAQRVGIPRGLRELGVKEQDFSVLADNALKDACGFTNPIQATHEEIVAIYRAAL
- the selB gene encoding selenocysteine-specific translation elongation factor → MIIATAGHVDHGKTTLLQALTGVNADRLPEEKKRGMTIDLGYAWLPQPDGEVIGFIDVPGHEKFLANMLAGVGGIDHALLVVACDDGVMAQTREHLAILQLTGLPSLTVALTRADRVSEERIREVEQQVRERVTSLGWPTASLFVTAAPQGTGIEALREHLRQLSGREHPANRRFRLAIDRAFTVKGAGLVVTGTALSGEVSEGDTLWLTGADKPMRVRGLHAQNQPVEKARAGQRIALNISGDAEKADIQRGDWLLAARPGEPSERIIVQLSGNTALQQWQSLHLYHAARHITGRVSLLEGELAELVLDTPLWLADNDRLVLRDISARTTLAGARVVLLNPPRRGKRQRPFLDWLAQLANARDDDASFTAWLERGAVPLATFAWARQLSPAGMAQLTQRPGLLLAGDHALSPEVAAAWQQTLLKTLARYHEQHDDQPGPGRERLRRMALPMENEALVLGLIERLRQEGLVESRRGWLHLPDHKPGFSGEQLALWQRVEALFGDEPWWVRDLARETGQEEQAMRQLLRMAAQQGLITAIVKDRYYRHERIRAFANLVRDLDLERGTTCAADFRDRLGVGRKLAIQILEYFDRIGFTRRRGNDHLLRDNGLFDT